GAAGGGGCTGATCTCGTCGAGGCGGACGAGGGTACGGCTGACCGCCTGCTCGCCGATCTTGGGGACCAGGGTGCCGAGCGGGGTGCCGTCGCGGGCGAACACGCGCGTCTCGGCCCCGAAGGTGAAGGTGTCGAGCGTGCGGTAGTCGGGCAGCTCGCGCGCCCACTTCGAGGCGTAGGTCGCGCCCACACCTGCCGCCGCCACCCCGCCCGCGAGGAGGAGCGAGGTCGTGAGTTTGAGGAATCTCAGGAACACGTCAGGTCTCTCCTACAGCGCGCCCGCGCTTCGGGGGCGGCGGGCCTCGATCAGGCTGCTCAGCCGGGCGCGCAGGCTTTTGCCGCTCAGGGGCTTGTGCAGCAGGTCGTCCGCGCCGACGAGCCGGGCGTGGTCGCGGGTGTGGTCGTCGTCCACGGTGGTCATGAGAAGCACGGGCACGCCGCGCAGACGCTTGATGCGCTTGACGCGCGAGCAGATTTCGAAGCCGTCCATGTGGGGCATCGACACGTCGAGCAGCATCGCGTCGGGCGTGTGGCCCTGCAGGTACTCCAGCGCCGCCCGCCCGTCGGGCACCGCCACGGTGAGGTATCCGTCCGCCGACAGGATGACGTCCAGCATGGTGCGGATGGCCGCTTCGTCGTCCGCGACGAGGATGGTGTACGCCATATCCCGCCCATGATACGGCAGGCGGGGGAGTGGGCGTCTGTGCCCGTTTGCAGGAAAGGGGGGGCAGGAACGGCAAATACCCCCACACGGGGTGGGGGCGGGGGAGAGGGAAGGTCGGCGGTCAGGGAACGAGCTTGAACAGGAACACGTCCTCCGAACCGTTGTTCGTGTCGGACGCGGCGTTGGTGTACCCCGGCAGCATTCCACGGGTGTTGCCTGCCACGAACACCTGTCCGCTGGCGCTTACGGCGAGGCTCTTGGCGAAGGGGTCGGCGTCGAAGTACCCCGTCTTATCCTTCATGCTGCCTGTATTCAGCACCCGCGTCGTGACGAGCGTGCC
The sequence above is drawn from the Deinococcus sp. YIM 134068 genome and encodes:
- a CDS encoding response regulator, translating into MAYTILVADDEAAIRTMLDVILSADGYLTVAVPDGRAALEYLQGHTPDAMLLDVSMPHMDGFEICSRVKRIKRLRGVPVLLMTTVDDDHTRDHARLVGADDLLHKPLSGKSLRARLSSLIEARRPRSAGAL